In one window of Gouania willdenowi chromosome 8, fGouWil2.1, whole genome shotgun sequence DNA:
- the nptx1l gene encoding neuronal pentraxin 1 like: MRDTKRRTCWRLVLFSYIFLESSSHDLGGQTQFICTSVPKDMDICAATLQNRVPGENLKTTVMQLRETVLQQKETIMNQKETIRELTSKLARCESQSGIEPGDARPGGRRKDAGTKNTMGDVSRGPADTLSQLSQTLQSLKQRLENLEQFSRSNNSAQANSLKNLLQSKIDDLEKQVLSRVNSIDEGKPGLRNETEQRGRVESTLTSLHHRITDLEKGQRENRPLDKFQLTFPLRTNYMYAKVKKSLPEMYALTVCMWLKSNASPGVGTPFSYAVPGQANELVLIEWGNNPMEILINDKVAKLPFLINDGKWHHICVTWTTRDGVWEAYQDSVKRGTGENLAPYHPIKPQGLLILGQEQDTLGGGFDATQAFVGDLANFHIWDRKLSEGEIYNLATCSSKAQVGNVFAWMETSLDIYGGASKWTFEACRQMN; this comes from the exons ATGCGGGACACAAAGAGGAGAACCTGCTGGAGACTTGTTCTTTTTTCCTACATCTTTCTGGAGAGTTCGTCACATGACTTAGGCGGACAGACGCAGTTCATTTGCACGTCCGTTCCCAAAGACATGGACATATGCGCGGCGACGTTGCAGAACAGGGTTCCGGGAGAAAACTTGAAGACCACTGTCATGCAACTGAGGGAGACCGTGTTGCAGCAGAAAGAGACCATCATGAACCAAAAAGAGACCATCAGGGAACTGACCTCAAAGTTGGCTCGGTGTGAGAGTCAGAGTGGGATCGAGCCCGGGGACGCGCGGCCCGGGGGCCGGAGGAAAGACGCTGGGACCAAAAACACTATGGGGGATGTGTCTAGGGGTCCGGCTGACACTTTGTCGCAACTATCGCAGACTTTACAGTCACTGAAACAAAGATTAGAAAACCTGGAG CAATTCAGTAGAAGTAACAACTCGGCGCAAGCGAACAGTCTAAAAAACCTGCTCCAGAGCAAAATAGACGATCTGGAGAAGCAGGTGTTGTCCAGGGTGAACAGCATTGATGAGGGGAAGCCGGGACTTCGGAATGAGACTGAGCAGCGTGGGAGAGTGGAGTCCACCCTCACATCTCTCCACCACAGGATCACAGACTTGGAGAAAG GTCAAAGAGAAAACAGACCCTTGGATAAATTCCAGCTGACCTTCCCTCTAAGAACCAACTACATGTACGCAAAAGTGAAGAAGAGTTTACCAGAGATGTATGCGCTGACTGTGTGCATGTGGTTGAAATCCAACGCGTCCCCAGGAGTGGGCACACCTTTTTCTTACGCCGTTCCTGGTCAGGCCAATGAGCTCGTCCTCATAGAGTGGGGAAACAACCCCATGGAAATACTGATCAATGACAAG GTTGCAAAGCTGCCTTTTCTTATTAATGACGGGAAATGGCATCACATCTGTGTGACCTGGACAACACGTGACGGTGTGTGGGAGGCGTATCAAGACAGCGTCAAGAGAGGGACCGGGGAAAACCTAGCTCCTTATCATCCCATCAAACCACAGGGCCTGCTGATCCTCGGCCAGGAACAG GACACTCTCGGTGGAGGATTTGATGCCACGCAAGCATTTGTTGGAGACTTGGCAAATTTTCACATCTGGGATCGTAAGCTATCCGAGGGAGAGATTTACAACCTGGCAACTTGCAGCAGCAAAGCTCAAGTGGGAAATGTGTTTGCATGGATGGAGACGAGCCTGGACATTTATGGAGGAGCGTCAAAGTGGACTTTTGAAGCGTGTCGTCAGATGAACTGA